One Chitinophagales bacterium DNA window includes the following coding sequences:
- a CDS encoding beta-ketoacyl-ACP synthase III: MTKQVFITKISKFLPNSPVGNDEIEDHLGKIDGKASRARRIILRNNGIKTRHYVVDKEGNFSHNNAQLTAEAIRQLQSKDFDLKDIEVLACGTSAPDQSLPSHTSMVHGELGSAPIELFSPSGACCSGMHAMKYGYMSVLSEQSDNAVCCGSELISPMMLAKNFEEETGKLNKLDQLPIIAFDKDFLRWMLSDGAGAALLQSKPAKGLNLKIEWIEGTSYAHEFETCMYAASTKEKDTSLKSWKFMNAQEWLDHSVFAMKQDVKLLGKNITDLGAKFLKEICYKRNFNVNDIDFFLPHLSSMFFWDKAVQSMKDYDVCIPEEKWFTNLTRVGNVGSASIYLMLEELLREDKIKAGDRILLMVPESARFSYSYALLTAEKH; encoded by the coding sequence TTGACAAAGCAGGTATTCATAACTAAAATATCCAAATTTCTACCCAATTCACCGGTTGGAAATGACGAAATAGAAGATCATCTAGGCAAGATAGATGGTAAGGCATCGCGTGCGCGCAGGATTATTCTCAGAAACAATGGAATAAAAACAAGGCATTATGTTGTTGATAAAGAAGGTAATTTTTCCCACAACAATGCACAACTCACAGCAGAAGCCATCCGCCAACTTCAAAGTAAAGATTTTGACTTAAAGGATATAGAAGTCCTTGCATGTGGCACATCTGCTCCCGATCAATCCTTGCCCTCACATACCTCTATGGTGCATGGCGAATTAGGGTCTGCTCCCATAGAATTATTTTCTCCCTCAGGGGCTTGCTGTTCAGGAATGCATGCTATGAAATACGGTTACATGTCTGTTTTGAGCGAACAATCCGATAATGCGGTTTGCTGTGGGTCGGAATTGATCTCTCCTATGATGTTGGCGAAAAATTTTGAAGAAGAGACCGGAAAGCTCAACAAGCTCGACCAATTGCCCATAATCGCTTTTGATAAAGATTTCTTGCGCTGGATGCTTTCAGATGGTGCAGGTGCTGCACTCCTACAATCTAAACCTGCCAAAGGACTGAATTTGAAAATAGAATGGATTGAGGGCACTTCCTATGCACATGAGTTTGAAACATGTATGTATGCTGCTTCCACAAAGGAAAAAGATACTTCCCTGAAAAGCTGGAAATTTATGAATGCGCAGGAATGGCTGGATCATTCTGTGTTTGCTATGAAACAGGATGTGAAATTGCTGGGGAAAAACATTACGGATTTAGGGGCTAAATTTCTAAAAGAGATTTGCTATAAACGCAATTTCAATGTAAATGATATTGATTTCTTTTTACCCCATTTGTCCTCTATGTTCTTTTGGGACAAAGCGGTTCAAAGTATGAAAGATTATGACGTTTGTATTCCCGAAGAAAAATGGTTTACCAATCTCACCCGAGTGGGCAATGTTGGTTCTGCATCTATATACCTGATGTTGGAAGAATTGCTCAGAGAAGATAAAATTAAAGCAGGTGACCGTATTTTATTGATGGTGCCGGAAAGCGCGCGCTTTTCCTATTCCTACGCTTTACTCACTGCTGAGAAGCACTAA
- a CDS encoding FAD-dependent monooxygenase has protein sequence MNKDYDVVILGGGLAGLTLSLQLKQSKPDISILVLEKRKANAANAAHKVGESTVELGTYYLREVLDLKDYMDKFQLPKHGLRFFFSPKHKENIEERVELGPREFLPVPSHQIDRGVFENDLVDISRENGNEVFLNARVKTVDFGDTSHEVSFSHNGADEKITCRWVVDATGRNAFLKRKLNFTQDISHDVNAVWFRLNTKIDIEDWSDDKEWLGKVKPGLRYLSTVHLMDKGYWVWIIPLVTGCTSIGIVADPAFHPFDKISRFDKAMEWLAEHEPQCHKMLEVHKDKLLDFKFLKHYAHGCGQVYSENRWGVTGEAGFFLDPLYSPGTDFIAINNSWLNDLIIRDLSGESIGLHVKVYEETHRSLFQNWLPLYTHQYALMGHTQVMVIKIFWDWAIYWSVTALIFSNKGFTNIGLLKKLASKPGTVLRRFEELNTRMQKLFQDWIPYDTADITHKYIDPFDIEYLKAFHKDIETQYDTRALLGKLEHNMTTLEKIASEVFRLVSAQVHGTSRDLKLDPYTFSLENNEQLESINSVFHEPDPEIAADVATMWFYEKSTLRV, from the coding sequence ATGAACAAGGACTACGATGTTGTGATTTTGGGCGGTGGCTTGGCAGGACTTACACTTTCGCTTCAATTGAAGCAATCCAAACCCGATATTTCAATTTTAGTATTGGAAAAACGCAAAGCCAATGCCGCCAATGCTGCGCATAAAGTTGGAGAGTCAACTGTAGAGCTGGGAACCTATTATCTGAGAGAAGTACTGGATTTGAAAGATTACATGGACAAATTCCAATTGCCCAAGCACGGCCTGCGTTTTTTCTTTTCCCCCAAACACAAAGAGAACATTGAAGAACGTGTAGAATTGGGTCCAAGGGAGTTTCTGCCTGTTCCCAGTCACCAGATAGACCGCGGTGTTTTTGAAAATGACCTGGTGGATATTTCTCGCGAAAACGGCAATGAAGTGTTTTTAAACGCAAGGGTTAAAACAGTTGATTTTGGGGATACTTCACATGAAGTAAGTTTTTCGCACAATGGAGCGGATGAAAAAATAACTTGCCGTTGGGTGGTGGATGCAACAGGGCGCAATGCTTTTCTCAAAAGAAAACTGAATTTCACCCAGGATATAAGCCATGATGTTAATGCTGTGTGGTTTCGGCTCAATACGAAAATTGATATTGAAGATTGGTCAGATGACAAAGAATGGCTGGGCAAAGTAAAACCCGGTTTGCGCTATCTCAGTACGGTACATTTAATGGACAAAGGCTACTGGGTATGGATAATTCCCCTGGTTACAGGATGCACCAGCATTGGTATTGTAGCTGATCCTGCCTTTCATCCTTTTGATAAGATCAGCCGCTTTGACAAAGCAATGGAGTGGTTGGCTGAGCATGAACCTCAATGTCACAAAATGCTCGAAGTCCACAAGGATAAATTGCTTGATTTTAAATTTCTGAAACACTATGCACATGGTTGCGGACAGGTCTATTCTGAAAATCGCTGGGGTGTAACCGGTGAGGCTGGCTTTTTTCTCGACCCGCTTTATTCGCCTGGAACGGATTTTATTGCCATTAACAATTCCTGGTTGAATGATCTGATCATTCGCGATTTAAGCGGTGAAAGCATTGGCCTCCATGTAAAAGTTTATGAAGAAACCCATCGTTCTTTGTTTCAAAACTGGCTGCCATTATATACCCATCAATATGCACTGATGGGGCATACACAGGTCATGGTGATAAAAATATTCTGGGACTGGGCTATTTACTGGTCAGTAACAGCATTGATATTTTCCAATAAAGGCTTTACAAATATTGGTTTGTTGAAAAAACTTGCTTCAAAACCGGGTACCGTACTTCGCAGGTTTGAAGAACTGAATACACGCATGCAAAAGCTTTTCCAGGATTGGATACCTTATGATACAGCAGACATTACGCATAAATATATCGACCCTTTTGACATTGAATATTTAAAAGCATTTCACAAGGATATAGAAACGCAATATGATACCAGGGCACTGCTCGGAAAGCTTGAACACAATATGACAACACTTGAAAAAATAGCAAGTGAAGTGTTTCGCCTGGTGAGCGCACAGGTACATGGTACTTCCCGGGATTTGAAACTCGACCCCTATACTTTTTCGCTGGAAAACAACGAACAATTGGAAAGCATCAACAGTGTGTTTCATGAGCCCGATCCTGAAATTGCTGCCGATGTGGCAACCATGTGGTTTTATGAAAAATCTACTTTGCGTGTATGA
- a CDS encoding DUF1702 family protein, with protein MSSAAKNIAQNIENVIAAFHKGRELSREIKEHDFLNQSDKKFISVAFEGASSGIAKKALENENPDLNNWLTYAEKAGDMHASQIYVGMGWAIAEKGLDINVFLGKFSPLMQGRVLDGFGYYHGLLRRRRFIKGLALPDSISAEQLLAFDQGIGRSLWYTAKGDLDLLIKMQQNFPEERQKAIWRGIGLAAAYVGGLDKNLSEKLLKIAGKYKIQLATGAVLAANSRKASKTTTTDTELTCEIWAAVSIDEAVEICKKTEQDQVGYIQWLEKLEALLISTGL; from the coding sequence ATGAGTTCGGCTGCCAAGAATATTGCGCAAAATATAGAAAATGTAATTGCTGCTTTTCACAAGGGCAGGGAATTGTCCCGGGAAATAAAAGAGCACGATTTTTTAAACCAGTCGGATAAAAAATTTATTTCAGTGGCTTTTGAAGGTGCTTCTTCAGGCATTGCAAAAAAGGCCTTAGAAAATGAAAACCCTGATTTAAATAATTGGTTAACTTATGCAGAAAAAGCAGGGGACATGCATGCTTCTCAAATATATGTGGGCATGGGTTGGGCCATAGCTGAAAAAGGATTGGACATCAATGTTTTTTTGGGGAAATTCAGCCCCCTGATGCAAGGCAGGGTATTGGATGGTTTTGGTTATTATCATGGATTGTTAAGGCGTAGAAGGTTTATAAAAGGCCTTGCACTTCCCGATTCTATTAGCGCAGAACAATTGCTGGCTTTTGACCAGGGAATAGGCAGAAGCCTTTGGTACACGGCTAAAGGTGATCTTGATCTGCTGATAAAAATGCAGCAAAACTTTCCTGAAGAGAGGCAGAAAGCCATTTGGCGGGGCATTGGCCTGGCCGCAGCTTATGTAGGTGGCTTGGATAAAAACTTATCGGAAAAACTTTTGAAAATTGCTGGCAAATATAAAATTCAACTGGCTACTGGAGCAGTGCTGGCGGCCAATTCAAGAAAGGCTTCAAAAACCACAACTACCGATACTGAACTTACATGTGAAATTTGGGCGGCTGTTTCGATAGATGAGGCAGTTGAAATATGTAAAAAGACCGAACAGGATCAAGTTGGCTATATTCAGTGGTTGGAAAAATTGGAAGCATTACTTATATCCACTGGGTTATGA
- a CDS encoding IS1595 family transposase translates to MKDYKQLMEQFRGLSPSQQESILSELLMIREASSPVLEELEAEVGESSHRKPCPHCKSQKVYKRGKQKGVQMYQCRECDKWYSQTTGTPLWDIKKKEKWQHYLECMQRGTGIKKTAEEVGISIQTSFDWRHKILSTLGSQEPCKLGGTVECDEMELSLSKKGDRNLDREPRKRGTDFKRNDGGKHNVTTVQVVAAVDRDGNKFLRAVESKRLTAKQIRKAIGKKLSLKSTLITDEHPSFKKFAGTRAGITHKTVNSKDHVNPSDRSVHVQRVNNAHKQLRDFLSRFNGVSSKYLQNYLNWYAYGGKMNDTLNQLKQWFCTILASDMAYNLFLLYKQNAVLIRT, encoded by the coding sequence ATGAAAGACTACAAACAGCTAATGGAGCAGTTCAGGGGCCTAAGCCCCTCTCAGCAGGAATCGATCCTGTCGGAGCTACTTATGATCAGGGAGGCATCAAGCCCAGTACTGGAAGAGCTCGAAGCGGAAGTAGGTGAATCATCGCACCGCAAGCCCTGCCCGCACTGCAAGAGCCAAAAGGTTTACAAGCGCGGGAAGCAGAAGGGCGTACAGATGTACCAGTGCAGGGAATGCGACAAATGGTACAGCCAGACAACCGGCACTCCCTTATGGGACATCAAGAAGAAGGAAAAATGGCAGCACTATCTTGAGTGTATGCAGCGCGGGACGGGCATCAAGAAAACTGCCGAGGAAGTAGGGATAAGCATCCAGACCAGTTTTGATTGGCGGCATAAGATACTGAGCACGCTGGGATCCCAGGAGCCTTGTAAGCTAGGAGGCACTGTTGAGTGTGATGAGATGGAGCTCTCGCTGAGCAAAAAGGGCGACAGGAACCTGGACAGGGAGCCGAGGAAGAGGGGCACGGACTTCAAAAGGAACGATGGCGGGAAGCACAACGTGACCACGGTGCAAGTAGTGGCGGCAGTGGACAGGGACGGGAACAAGTTCCTCAGGGCGGTGGAGAGCAAAAGGCTGACCGCCAAACAGATCAGGAAGGCAATCGGCAAAAAACTGAGCCTGAAGTCCACGCTGATAACTGATGAGCACCCTTCCTTTAAAAAATTCGCTGGTACACGTGCGGGGATTACGCACAAGACCGTGAACTCCAAGGATCACGTGAACCCGTCTGACAGGAGCGTCCATGTGCAGAGGGTAAACAATGCGCACAAACAGTTAAGGGACTTTCTTTCGAGGTTCAACGGTGTCAGCAGCAAATACCTGCAGAACTACCTGAACTGGTACGCTTATGGCGGGAAGATGAACGATACCCTAAACCAGCTCAAGCAATGGTTCTGTACCATACTGGCATCGGACATGGCCTACAACCTTTTCCTGCTCTACAAACAAAATGCTGTGTTAATTAGAACTTAG
- a CDS encoding IS1595 family transposase, with protein sequence MFEDSKLPLRKWFIAIYLITAHKKGISSHQLSRDLKITQKTAWFVLQRVRHAFAPGNDKFSNDVEIDETYIGGKESNKHANKRTKGTQGRSSKTKTPVLGIIERDGKVYAVPVINTRKKHILPIVEDKVEKGGNIYTDEFNAYKSLKGDYSHRFVKHSAGEYVNGSVHTNNIESFWALLKRGLVGIYHNVSDKHLDKYVNEFTFRFNNKDLSEGSRFDVLLANTNGKRLDYKTLKGNVR encoded by the coding sequence ATATTCGAGGACAGCAAACTACCTTTAAGAAAATGGTTTATTGCTATCTACTTAATCACAGCACACAAAAAAGGCATTAGCTCACATCAATTGTCAAGAGACTTAAAGATCACTCAAAAAACAGCTTGGTTTGTATTACAACGTGTAAGACATGCTTTTGCACCTGGGAATGATAAATTCTCAAATGATGTTGAAATAGATGAAACCTATATTGGTGGAAAAGAAAGCAACAAACACGCTAATAAAAGAACCAAAGGCACACAAGGCAGATCGTCTAAGACCAAAACACCTGTCTTGGGAATCATTGAAAGGGACGGTAAAGTTTATGCAGTTCCGGTTATAAACACGCGCAAAAAGCATATTTTGCCTATTGTAGAGGATAAAGTTGAAAAAGGCGGCAATATCTATACTGATGAATTTAATGCTTACAAATCATTAAAGGGTGATTATAGCCATAGATTTGTAAAACATTCAGCAGGAGAATACGTAAACGGAAGTGTCCACACCAATAACATTGAAAGCTTTTGGGCGTTGTTGAAAAGAGGTTTAGTAGGAATTTATCACAATGTTTCAGACAAACACTTGGATAAGTACGTAAATGAGTTTACATTTCGTTTCAATAACAAGGATTTGTCAGAAGGTTCAAGATTTGATGTCCTACTGGCTAATACCAACGGCAAAAGATTAGATTATAAAACTTTGAAAGGAAATGTCAGATAA
- a CDS encoding GNAT family N-acetyltransferase codes for MAFLEDNCTFSVLSEDLLSSCNQFDCGHGDLNDFFSNDSHNYNKELLGKTYCFQLNKDPKEIVCAFTISNDSIKTTFLPNSRKKKVNKEIPRVKHNRSYPAVLIGRLGVSEKYHGKGIGRELMDFIKSWFIDSENKTGCRFVVVDSYNETVPISYYSRNGFKFLFSTEEQEKKFMDLPPNYDLKTRLMIFDLIVLSS; via the coding sequence GTGGCTTTTCTTGAGGATAATTGCACCTTTTCTGTATTATCAGAAGATCTACTTTCATCTTGTAATCAATTTGATTGTGGTCATGGTGATTTGAACGATTTTTTTTCCAATGACTCACACAATTATAACAAGGAGTTACTTGGAAAAACATATTGTTTTCAGTTAAACAAGGATCCCAAAGAAATAGTCTGTGCTTTTACAATTTCAAATGATAGTATCAAGACTACTTTTCTGCCAAATAGTAGAAAAAAGAAAGTTAATAAAGAGATCCCAAGGGTAAAACACAACAGAAGCTACCCGGCAGTACTGATTGGTCGTTTGGGAGTTAGTGAAAAATATCACGGAAAAGGTATCGGTCGAGAACTCATGGATTTTATCAAATCTTGGTTTATTGATTCTGAGAATAAAACTGGATGTAGGTTTGTAGTAGTAGATTCATATAATGAAACAGTTCCCATATCCTATTATTCAAGAAATGGATTCAAGTTTCTTTTTTCTACTGAGGAACAAGAAAAGAAGTTTATGGATTTGCCTCCTAATTATGATTTAAAAACCCGACTAATGATATTTGATCTGATTGTATTATCTTCTTAG
- a CDS encoding lipid A biosynthesis acyltransferase, protein MAKWKGQSRGNQLGYRIFIWTIKNLGLAPAYFILRFVALYFFFFGGTPNKHIKYYFRQRLGFSKWKSLRALYSNYYVFGQTLLDKVAIMAGMKDKFSYHFDGEHHLVEMANSTGGILISAHLGNWEIAGNFLNRLNCPFNIVMYDNEHEQIKQMLDEVMTDKNFKVIVVRENDLSHLFEINNAIRNKELICFHGDRFVEGGKSAKKNFLGKEAEFPLGPFALATKYKFPYSLVYAMKESSYHYHFTATPGKVHEGKPEELLEEYIALLEHKISQYPLQWFNYYDFWNNNADKEQ, encoded by the coding sequence ATGGCAAAATGGAAAGGGCAAAGCAGAGGAAACCAACTTGGCTATCGAATTTTTATCTGGACAATTAAAAATCTCGGATTAGCACCTGCCTATTTTATTCTGCGATTTGTAGCCTTGTATTTTTTCTTTTTTGGCGGTACGCCCAACAAGCACATCAAATACTACTTCCGACAAAGACTTGGTTTTTCAAAATGGAAAAGCTTAAGGGCTTTGTATTCCAATTACTATGTTTTTGGCCAAACACTTTTAGACAAAGTGGCCATTATGGCCGGAATGAAAGACAAATTCAGCTATCACTTTGACGGTGAGCACCATCTTGTAGAAATGGCCAACAGCACCGGTGGCATATTAATATCTGCGCATCTCGGCAACTGGGAAATTGCAGGAAACTTCCTCAACCGGCTCAATTGCCCTTTTAATATTGTGATGTATGACAATGAGCACGAACAAATAAAACAAATGCTGGACGAAGTAATGACCGATAAAAATTTCAAAGTCATAGTTGTCCGGGAAAACGATCTTTCCCATTTGTTTGAAATCAACAATGCCATAAGAAACAAAGAACTGATCTGTTTTCATGGCGATAGGTTTGTAGAAGGTGGAAAATCCGCTAAAAAGAATTTTCTTGGCAAGGAAGCAGAATTTCCACTGGGGCCCTTTGCATTGGCCACCAAATACAAATTTCCTTATTCCCTGGTTTATGCCATGAAAGAATCGAGTTATCACTATCATTTTACAGCTACCCCAGGAAAAGTACATGAAGGAAAACCGGAAGAGCTGCTTGAAGAGTATATCGCTTTATTGGAGCATAAAATCAGCCAGTACCCTTTGCAATGGTTTAATTATTATGATTTTTGGAACAATAATGCTGATAAAGAGCAATAA
- a CDS encoding acyl carrier protein: protein MNYDSIVKKTNHFLVEEFEVEESEIAPEKDLKETLDLDSLDYVDLVVVIENNFGFKVKGEDFKEILTFQDFYNYIHNRLENKLEV, encoded by the coding sequence ATGAACTACGATTCAATTGTTAAAAAAACCAATCATTTTCTTGTCGAAGAATTCGAAGTAGAAGAAAGTGAAATTGCGCCTGAAAAGGATCTGAAGGAGACTTTAGATCTTGATAGCCTTGATTATGTAGATCTGGTAGTAGTGATTGAAAATAATTTTGGCTTTAAAGTAAAGGGTGAAGATTTCAAGGAAATTCTCACTTTTCAGGATTTTTACAACTACATACACAATCGCCTGGAGAATAAATTAGAAGTATAA
- a CDS encoding beta-ketoacyl-[acyl-carrier-protein] synthase family protein encodes MKRVVITGTGIYSCIGKNVDEVSNSLYKGKSGIVFEQERKDYGFRSALTGHVEQPNLKGLVSRRQRVGMAEEVEYAYLATVEALENAGVDEELLLEKKAGIIYGNDSSARAVVEGTDVIREKKDTTLLGSGNIFQAMNSTVTMNLSTIFKLKGINFTISAACASGSHSIGMGYFLIKSGLQEMVVCGGAQEVNKYCFGSFDALSVFSLRENDPHKASRPFDKDRDGLVPSGGGATLILESLESAQKRGAKILGEVVGYGFSSNGEHISNPNIEGPQDSLEMCLKQAGMKAGEIEYINAHATSTPAGDSNEAKAIDRVFGSSKPWVSSTKSMTGHECWMAGASEIIYSLIMMEKGFIAPNINFEHPDEDSEKLRIADKTVEQNINTFLSNSFGFGGTNSSIIVKKFIL; translated from the coding sequence ATGAAAAGAGTAGTTATAACAGGCACAGGAATTTACTCCTGCATCGGCAAAAATGTCGATGAGGTCAGCAACTCTTTGTACAAGGGGAAATCGGGAATTGTTTTTGAGCAAGAACGAAAAGATTATGGTTTTCGCTCTGCACTTACCGGACATGTAGAACAGCCCAATTTAAAAGGGCTGGTATCGCGCAGGCAAAGAGTAGGAATGGCCGAAGAAGTAGAATACGCCTACCTGGCTACTGTTGAAGCACTTGAAAATGCCGGTGTGGATGAAGAACTATTGCTGGAGAAAAAAGCAGGTATTATTTATGGAAATGACAGTTCTGCGCGTGCAGTAGTAGAAGGTACAGATGTTATTCGCGAGAAAAAAGACACAACCCTATTGGGTTCTGGAAATATTTTCCAGGCCATGAATTCTACCGTAACGATGAATTTATCGACCATTTTTAAGCTCAAGGGGATCAATTTCACAATAAGTGCGGCTTGTGCCAGCGGCTCTCATTCCATTGGAATGGGCTACTTCCTCATAAAAAGCGGATTGCAGGAAATGGTAGTTTGCGGAGGTGCACAGGAAGTCAATAAATACTGTTTTGGGAGTTTTGATGCACTGAGTGTTTTTTCTTTGCGGGAAAATGATCCGCACAAAGCTTCCCGTCCTTTTGATAAGGACAGGGACGGATTGGTGCCAAGTGGCGGAGGTGCTACACTGATTCTCGAAAGCCTTGAATCTGCACAAAAAAGAGGTGCGAAAATACTGGGAGAAGTTGTAGGATATGGTTTTTCATCAAATGGTGAACATATTTCCAACCCCAATATTGAAGGCCCGCAAGATTCGCTGGAAATGTGCCTGAAACAAGCTGGAATGAAAGCCGGTGAAATAGAATACATCAATGCACACGCCACTTCTACACCTGCCGGTGACAGCAACGAAGCCAAAGCCATCGACCGTGTTTTTGGCAGCTCAAAACCTTGGGTGAGTTCTACTAAATCAATGACCGGGCATGAGTGTTGGATGGCCGGAGCCAGTGAAATTATCTATTCGCTGATTATGATGGAAAAAGGATTTATAGCACCCAACATCAATTTTGAGCATCCCGATGAAGATTCTGAAAAATTGCGCATTGCAGATAAAACAGTAGAGCAGAACATCAATACTTTTCTCTCAAATTCTTTTGGATTTGGAGGAACAAATTCATCGATTATTGTGAAAAAATTTATTTTGTAA
- the fabG gene encoding 3-oxoacyl-[acyl-carrier-protein] reductase — protein sequence MKTMDNKYALITGASRGIGKAIALKIAKMDYTILVNYRSNEAAADATVEEIKAAGGKAEKMPFDVSDPKAIETAMDAWKKDHPEGNIEVLVNNAGIRKDNLMMLMKDEEWNDVISTNLNSFFHVTRSVIKGMISNRYGRIINIVSLSGVKGMPGQTNYSAAKAGVIAATKSLAQEMGRRKITVNAVAPGFIETDMTEDIPEENFKNLIPLRRFGKPEEVAAIVNFLASSESAYITGEVIHVNGGIYT from the coding sequence ATGAAGACAATGGACAATAAATACGCATTAATAACAGGGGCTTCCAGGGGAATTGGAAAAGCCATTGCTTTGAAAATTGCAAAGATGGATTATACCATTTTGGTCAATTACCGCTCCAATGAAGCTGCCGCTGATGCAACTGTAGAAGAAATAAAAGCAGCCGGGGGAAAGGCCGAAAAAATGCCTTTTGATGTCTCCGATCCAAAAGCCATAGAAACAGCTATGGATGCCTGGAAAAAAGACCATCCGGAAGGAAATATAGAAGTATTGGTGAATAATGCAGGAATCAGAAAGGACAACCTGATGATGCTGATGAAAGATGAGGAATGGAATGATGTGATCAGTACCAACCTCAATAGTTTTTTTCACGTAACCCGCAGTGTAATAAAAGGTATGATCTCCAATCGCTATGGCAGAATCATCAATATCGTATCGCTTTCAGGAGTAAAAGGAATGCCCGGACAAACCAATTATTCAGCAGCAAAAGCGGGTGTAATAGCCGCTACAAAATCGCTGGCACAGGAAATGGGCAGAAGAAAAATTACAGTGAATGCAGTAGCCCCCGGATTTATTGAAACAGATATGACAGAAGATATACCGGAAGAGAACTTTAAAAATCTTATTCCACTTAGAAGGTTTGGAAAACCGGAAGAAGTAGCAGCTATAGTAAACTTCTTGGCCAGTTCTGAATCAGCATATATTACCGGAGAAGTTATTCATGTGAATGGCGGAATATACACTTGA
- a CDS encoding aromatic amino acid ammonia-lyase produces MISFKRENLDLNIFSEIVQGKQAFQIDANALAFVNKSFDFLSEFAKDKVIYGINTGFGPMAQYRVEDEKGKQLQLNLIRSHASGAGAPLIAEDVRATMLCRLNTLLLGYSGVHESTVNSLKDFLNTDTIPYIPSHGGVGASGDLVQLAHLALTMIGEGEIIEQCRTIPVSQSKNADKIQFAEIKIREGLAIMNGTAAMTGIGLNNILKAQRLLNWSTALSSVINEVMGSYDDHLSKELNGAKKHKGQQKIAATMRHVLADSKSIKQRSESLYSGDKVTKVFKEKVQEYYSLRCVPQILGPVLDTLKRSERILLEEVNSANDNPIIDVANKNVFHGGNFHGDYVSFEMDKLKIAITKLSMLAERQLNYLLNNKLNEKLPPFINLGELGFNFGLQGMQFTATSTTAENQMLSNPMYVHSIPNNNDNQDIVSMGTNSALMARKVIDNSFEILAIETIAICQAIDYLKNKDKLSSCGKKLHELIRNELEPIKEDRPAYNAIHKVTELIKNNALINEDNGQ; encoded by the coding sequence ATGATAAGTTTTAAAAGAGAAAATCTCGATCTGAATATATTTTCTGAAATTGTACAGGGCAAGCAAGCATTTCAAATAGATGCTAACGCTTTAGCTTTTGTAAATAAGAGTTTTGATTTTCTTTCAGAATTTGCAAAAGATAAAGTAATCTATGGCATAAATACGGGGTTCGGGCCAATGGCTCAGTACAGGGTTGAAGATGAAAAAGGCAAGCAGCTACAGTTAAATCTTATCAGAAGCCATGCATCAGGAGCGGGGGCGCCATTAATTGCAGAAGATGTACGTGCTACAATGCTTTGCAGGCTAAACACCTTATTGCTCGGATATTCAGGAGTACATGAAAGTACGGTGAATTCCCTAAAAGATTTCCTGAATACTGATACCATTCCCTATATCCCCTCTCATGGAGGCGTGGGCGCCAGTGGAGATTTAGTGCAATTGGCGCACCTTGCGCTTACAATGATTGGCGAAGGTGAAATTATAGAACAGTGTAGAACTATACCTGTTTCTCAATCAAAGAATGCTGATAAAATTCAGTTTGCCGAAATAAAAATCCGTGAAGGCCTGGCCATTATGAATGGAACAGCAGCTATGACGGGGATTGGCCTGAACAATATCCTGAAAGCACAGCGCCTGCTCAACTGGAGTACAGCACTATCTTCAGTTATCAATGAGGTAATGGGCTCCTATGACGATCACCTGTCAAAGGAATTGAATGGTGCTAAAAAACACAAAGGACAGCAAAAGATAGCCGCAACAATGCGCCATGTGCTTGCCGACAGCAAAAGCATAAAGCAACGTTCAGAATCCTTGTACAGTGGAGATAAAGTCACTAAGGTATTTAAAGAAAAAGTGCAGGAATACTATTCACTGCGCTGCGTGCCTCAAATTCTGGGGCCGGTGCTCGATACTTTAAAAAGGTCGGAAAGAATATTATTGGAGGAAGTCAATTCTGCCAATGACAACCCGATAATTGATGTGGCTAATAAAAACGTATTTCACGGAGGTAATTTCCATGGCGATTATGTTTCCTTCGAAATGGACAAACTGAAAATAGCCATTACAAAATTGAGTATGCTGGCAGAAAGACAACTCAACTATTTGCTCAATAATAAACTCAATGAAAAATTGCCACCATTTATAAACCTGGGAGAACTCGGTTTCAATTTTGGGTTGCAAGGCATGCAGTTTACGGCAACCTCCACTACTGCAGAAAATCAAATGCTGTCGAACCCAATGTATGTGCACAGCATCCCTAATAATAATGACAACCAGGATATTGTAAGCATGGGCACCAATTCTGCTTTGATGGCGAGAAAAGTGATTGACAATTCATTTGAAATATTGGCCATTGAAACTATTGCCATTTGCCAGGCCATAGATTATTTAAAAAACAAGGACAAACTATCCTCCTGCGGAAAAAAATTACACGAGCTTATCCGCAATGAACTGGAGCCAATCAAAGAAGACCGGCCTGCCTACAATGCCATTCACAAAGTGACTGAGCTGATTAAAAACAATGCACTGATCAATGAAGACAATGGACAATAA